The Arachis duranensis cultivar V14167 chromosome 2, aradu.V14167.gnm2.J7QH, whole genome shotgun sequence genome has a window encoding:
- the LOC107474080 gene encoding uncharacterized protein LOC107474080, which yields MLKFLSKVKIEYNALDPRIASCMEFMAQCNSRKARESNPACQVEVKRRTDEHLPQITVTFVNGVEQAFDATSTPAQSIRTMILEKGQTLETEQMFREAGESWPVIIPKEELSQPAPGIKPRKAEEKKQ from the exons ATGTTGAAATTCCTATCGAAAGTGAAGATCGAGTACAACGCGCTGGACCCGCGAATAGCATCGTGTATGGAGTTCATGGCACAGTGCAACTCACGCAAGGCGAGGGAATCAAACCCTGCGTGCCAGGTGGAGGTGAAGCGTCGAACTGATGAACACCTGCCGCAGATCACGGTGACCTTCGTCAACGGCGTCGAGCAAGCCTTCGATGCGACCTCAACCCCTGCACAGAGCATAAGGACCATGATTCTTGAAAAAGGCCAAACCCTAGAGACCGAGCAGATGTTCCGAGAAGCTGGTGAGTCATGGCCTGTCATCATCCCCAAAGAAGAGCTATCTCAACCCGCACCTGGCATCAAG CCAAGGAAAGCAGAGGAGAAGAAGCAATAG